The Naumovozyma dairenensis CBS 421 chromosome 1, complete genome genomic interval TTCTTAATAACGAAAACAATTCACCACCTTCAATATAATCCATAATCATAAAAATTTGTTCTGAATCTTGAAATGTCCCCCACATTCTAACTAGAAATGGATGATTGACTACGGATAACATTCGACGTTCATCATTTGTATGTTCAATTTGTTTTAATCTTACAACAgtgtttttttttatcacTTTCAGAGCATAAAATCGTCCATTATGAATCGATCTAACGAGATGTACTCTACCGAAGGAACCTGTCCCTAATGTTCTcataatttggaaatcaggtaaattatatttccCTGACGTCGTTCTGCCAAGGacattttgtttttgtatCATTTCATTCCCGTGACCGTTACCTGAGGGGTTATCTTTACTTTCACTGACATTCATTTGATCATTTCTTTCCTTCATTGAATCAAGATTGAATGTCTGtgtttcttgttgttgttcttgttttttattgTCGTCGGAAGAAGGTGCTGtttcatttatattttcattggACTTGGTTATAGTATCGATATCCAATTTCCTAACTGCATTGTGTTTCTGAGGATCCACATacattttttctatttgtatttgtattcgTTCTTTGCTCTTGTTTAAATCttaaattaataatgacTGAGGTATCAAGATAAGGGATTAATGCTGTAGAATCGCGGGAAGGTATTGTCTTGTCTATTCcgattttttttgtaagGATTTGTACACGTAAAGTATAAAACTACAAAATCAGAAAGTTGTACTCTTTTAATGCaagtaaataaatgaatatcTATGTAGTTGCCTATTATTAGTAACACACAAGGAAATTCTAGATTAAGGAGTCAGCCAACGCTATTTATTTGGTATTAGTCgcaattttttcatttcacATCATCGaatattccattttttttaaattatgTTTACGTAAACGAACTCCCTaacaaattttccaattttcttttcttcctGGCGGGAACTCTCCGCGATgagcaaaaaaaaaagggaGAAAATCGGCTTTCTGCTACAGGCTTATCTGTGGAGATCTGGAGAATTTACACTGAACCATGATTAACTTCATGGAAGTCCATAGCAACTCAGCTTAGCTTAGCTAGGCTCAGCTCCACTTACGTCAGCTCAAACATCATGTTGCTCTACTTCTTCGTCTTCACTAccctcttcttcttcactgGCTGATGCATTCGAAAGAGAACGTTCATCATGATATCTTAGCAACAAAGTTAAAAAGGATCCTATGATTGCACTTACTAATGGCACATAAAAGACTAGATCGGGTTTGTAACCAACTGACGAACcataaatctttaaatgtAAAGCAGGCATAACAAGCATTACAAATGAACGGAGAAGAGCCATACCTCCAAAATATGCTCCTGTATCACCATCAGAACAATACTTGATGACACTTGATTGTACTGTTGGTGAACATATGGCACCAAATGAAGATAACGAGATACATAATATCATATAAATGTATCGATCATTTTTGGACACAATAATGGATAATCctgcaacaacaaaaatcATTGCTACTCGCATAGTGACAATATCCACTTTATCAATAGCCTTGGAATGTGTCTTgtatcttttctttaagaaatcaataaatttggGTGATATTCCTGATAAGATAACAGCACGGCTCAAACCTGCAAAGGAAACGAAATAACCCAACTCAACGGATGTCCATTTGTACATAAAAGTATTAAATAGTATCATACTAGGACCGAGGGCCACAGTAGAAGACATTAATAGTATGTCTATTGCTAGCACCATAAGAACTGTATATCTTGGTATCAAGGAACCCGATCTTGTTGGTTTTAACCATAATCTCTTCATTGGTGCATATATGCTGAAGAAtccaaataaataatacttGAATAGCCTTCTAAATCTTTCTAAACCGTATGATGTTTCTGAATATATAGTTGCTTTTGATTGTGCCctctcttctttttccttttgatGCTTTTTACGAGAGTTGGTCATATCTTCACCCTTCCTTGTCTCTGGTAATACAGTTGACGACAATACTGAAAACAGGAACACCAAcacaattgaaatataaagaGGCAACAATTCATTGCCACCCGTTAGATATATAAGGATAGAGCCTAAAGTTGGTCCAATGCCCATCGTAGCATGCATGGTGCCCATAACCATACTTAAACTGACAGTTCTATCTTCTGATCTTGTTATATCTGACACATAACAGTTAGCAACTGCCATGAATGCAAAAGTACCACCTGCAAAGGATTGAAGGGAACCagtaattataa includes:
- the NDAI0A00970 gene encoding uncharacterized protein (similar to Saccharomyces cerevisiae YJL163C; ancestral locus Anc_1.183), with translation MSKQSRYGSQDRLSSDTNQESSISTMNKKKLSHFSESSIDNSDTVEAETNQTTSLISNRCADYANTEENIVEGEGDVEEEEASSASVWVETNWNKKPTCLLLCFLMFLICLSDMLYLTPSITLTMAKVCENIKTENEQTGKYECDHTEVQTIVSDIQSATLIISGLVTTLVSLKWGNVSDRIGRAKVLGFMGLIKTISNLLRTVAILPQVEYSKWFIIITGSLQSFAGGTFAFMAVANCYVSDITRSEDRTVSLSMVMGTMHATMGIGPTLGSILIYLTGGNELLPLYISIVLVFLFSVLSSTVLPETRKGEDMTNSRKKHQKEKEERAQSKATIYSETSYGLERFRRLFKYYLFGFFSIYAPMKRLWLKPTRSGSLIPRYTVLMVLAIDILLMSSTVALGPSMILFNTFMYKWTSVELGYFVSFAGLSRAVILSGISPKFIDFLKKRYKTHSKAIDKVDIVTMRVAMIFVVAGLSIIVSKNDRYIYMILCISLSSFGAICSPTVQSSVIKYCSDGDTGAYFGGMALLRSFVMLVMPALHLKIYGSSVGYKPDLVFYVPLVSAIIGSFLTLLLRYHDERSLSNASASEEEEGSEDEEVEQHDV